The sequence ctcggcattacttctaaaatgccgacgccgaccttcaatcactcggcgttgcctctaaaacgctgacctcgtgttcaatcgcccgacattacttctaaaatgccgacgctgactttcaatcgctcggcgttgcctctaaaacgctgacctcgtgttcaatcgctcggcattacttctaaaatgccgacgccgaccttcaatcactcgacgttgcctctaaaacgctgacctcgtgttcaatcgcccgacattacttctaaaatgccgacgctgactttcaatcactcggcgttgcctctaaaacgctgacctcgtgctcaatcgctcgacattacttctaaaatgccgacgccgaccttcaaccactcgtcgttgcctctaaaacgctgacctcgtattcaatcgctcgacattacttctaaaatgccgacgccaaccttcaatcactcggcgttgcccctaaaaacgctgacctcgtattcaatcgctcaacATTACTTCTGAAATGCCAGCATCAAACTTcactcactcggtgttgcctctaaaacgctgacctcgtgttcGACTGCTCGGtattatttctaaaatgctgacgtcgaccttcaatcgttCGGCGAGTCATCTACTGTCCcaaaagaatcagttctataATAAGGAAAAGCAAGTCATTGATAAGGGGCAAACGTCATtttttcattaaagggaagataaaagcttacaaaccaactcttcacgagttggtgcttccctatactactctacattactattacattattctaactacactatactaatatctaaagaccagtggcgtttagccactggccttgctgctgctgcccttgccgccgctgtctctggtgctgcccgtgctgctgccgcctctggtgctgcccttgccgccgctgcccccgccgccgttgctgccgtcaccgtcgccgtcgccaccgtcgtcgtcgtcgttgtcgtcgtcgtcgtcattttcgtcctcgccgccgtccgagttctcctcgtccgaggagaactcagactcatccgagccctcgagcccggagcgctcgacggcccggatgtacgtccagacctccgcggcaatcccctgggagtcgtctgaatcatcagacgacgccgggggagagacgggagccggagatccttcggactcggaggagaactcctcctccgagtattatgAGTCGCCAaaatcctccgacggaggagtcggctcacgcttgcgtttgtgACCCTTGCCCATGGCGAAAGCAGATAGAAGGGAggagaaggatgcagtaaagaacagcgaagaggtgtgaaaaaaccagaggagcaagggcgttatttatagaagggaaaggcaaccgctcacttccaaccgcggtcactgaacagtcgcaaagcattcaataagcactcccacccatctgaagacacgtcagacgactgacgccgtttcatgcaacactacacccattgagactccagtcaacaacgcaaaggatatgattacactagccgtcccatcacattactacttagaagcagccggctaaaacactcagtgtaccaagccgtcccttgcccacacccattgggggggacgcccaggaattattagtatatttttcaaaacggtcacatccgtgcagggcacgcagtgaatacctcaagacaaaaatgagataccagtaaggatcagaggaaagccaaatatagccagcaaaataCAAGatgtggccgacagaagcgacgcaatgactagacagagaacgtccatcaaacgtccaatcaagtcgcagaagcaaataaattgcatcacctagcaagatatggatggattgcaaactcagctactaaagacaaaatatatgctgacctttgcagcaaaatattgatgacataatgctgacctccaaagcataatgcaaatagcctCATACCAATTTTTAcaagcgaaaggaagaccttcgaatggattatccttaaaaaatccatttgaaggtcgggggctacacccattgggtgcacctccggtgcaccccatggattatcattccaagtcgAGATAGTGCCGACCTCTAAAGCGAAGGACAAGATTAAAGGACCAACCCTCAACCAggatgcaggagcacaaatggagataatttccgggaaagaccttcgagtagattgtcttctaaaatctactcaaaggtcgggggctacacccattgggtgcacctccggtgcacccaatgaagtttagGATCCTACAAgtcgaaatgccgacctctaaggcacaaacatGAAATTAAGCTTTGGTCAAACAAGTGATCGGGGcaggagaagacagcaggaagtcattttttggaccttggatctttgggttgattacctccaaattaacccaaagatcgggggcttgtgggggatagatatcccctaggtccactaaaggagtaaaagacctcacgaaaggcccaagagctCAATAAATcgcaaggtcattccttcgtgggcctgaggagaaacgaccaacaaagcagagaagacgtaagaccggattgatgcaaacccggacggcccacaacgtcgagcgagtaaatcgcaacggagacccgactttcccgcgctggagccctcatgctacggagccatgcaaggataagtcggcgaaggttatgtagggataaactcaggaggttcactaccttttagctacttgttgttatcatatccacatgtactgccccacggtcgagtatataaggcctagggggtaccccttCAGATTGATCGACCCTATTTTTACTTAGtcatcctcattaactctctgtgccctcaatccagagagccctcttataaccacactcgtatactcaccaggacgtagggtgttacgcatctctaagcggcccgaacctgcaaatcttgtctactgtccctcgtgcgatcggcacgaaccattttgctacagtcgttgacaccgtcctactcctaaaaacacctcgaggggcaaccccgggtgtgcggtcggacccaaaacaccgacagaaggcacttgcattctctcgcccttgTCAGACTAACGCCTTGTgcggtgcctctcggtttggagctgctccggctgggcttctttcttCGCTTGCGTGCTCTCTTCCTATATGTATCTAGCAGTATACTAcatatgtcgcctccagatgtcTAGGTCTTTGTCGTGTCCTTCTTCGACAATGAGCATGTATGCCCGCCTCTTCACTTCCCTTACTGCACCACGAAACCTTAGAAGTGGGGCGGCGAGGGATGAGGTTtcctgatttgctgcctatggtacccgttcGATGGCTCGGCATCGCCTGTCTACATGGTCTTCCCCTTATCACGGTGTCGACTCGGTATGCTTCTACCACTTTTATGTACCTATCACCCATTCTTCTGTCATTGCAAAAAATATTATGTTGGTCCTCTGTTGTTTTTGTGTTACTTTTTTGTTGTGCTAAAGACTGAACATAatttgggtgtgttaatactttatttattgtctgcACATAGTTTGTGTTCTTCTGATGATGGCTCATGGATCCTGCAAAATATGTGTTAGAATTTGGAGATCCATGTGGGCACTACCACAGGGTGCTCGTCCCTTGTGTTCTTGACTCTTGGATGCATTAGGTtgttgagaccacattggcgcaattgaCTCTATGATGTttaaggttgctgaattggatggagattTGTCACGCTGTCAGTAAAAGGAAAAGTTATTTGTTGGCTTTAAACGTTAGTAACTGATACAaagtaccataatttgtatggagcacatccagtttttattgatgtctgactttagcaaccacttaatattttgatctatcattttttataagtttgagttcatgtgacttattgtaGAAACCTAAGCTCACaatctttctcttatttggtctctattTGGTGAAATTATGTTAttctataatctctgttcgtttaGTTAGtcgtcgtgttgtaccaagacatattagtTGAAGTAAATAACAACATGAATTAGTCAAATAAAAAATTATGCGGAGAGCGTGGATAGTTTATATGAGTATTGTTATGAACCGTCGCAACGTATAGTATACTGTAAATATGactttgtttttttatttttttacagAAACTTTGAATAAGCAGAGACGATCAAATTTAGTAAAAAAAAATTAAACCAAACAAGCGCCTTTTGAAGCAGTCAACCAAACAAGCTATACGGTCACTTTTATTTTCCGACTATGTTTTGATTGTTTTCTTTTCGTCCACTCCAAGACGAAGCAACCGGACCAGCCAACCCTTCCGACCCCACCCGCTGACATCCGACGCCGACGCCGGCGCAGACAGCCGCACCAGCGCCACCCAAATCCCGCAAAACCCTAGAGACAGAAGAcgcgaggggagagagagaggcgcCCGGCATGGCGAGCGCGACGTCCCCAGCGATGGCCGCGAATCTGGCGGGCAAGTCGGGCGTGCGGGTCGTCGTGATCGGCGACCCCGGCACCGGCAAGTCCAGCCTCATCGTCGCCCTCGCCACCGAGCAGTTTCCCGAGAACGTGCCTCGCGTCATGCCCCCCACCCGCCTCCCCGCCGATTATTTCCCCGACCGCGTCCCCATCACCATCATCGACACGTCGTCCAGGTATCCCCTTCGCACCTCCTCCCGTGCATGTCGGATACTCGGATTCGTTAGATCTTGACGGGATGAATGGATGGATACCTGGCGTTGAGTTGATTTGTGCGCGTCGCTGTGATTGCAGCCCGGAGCAGAAGCCGAAGTTGATCGCCGAGTGTCAGGCCGCCGATGCGGTCGTGCTCACCTACGCCTGCGACCGGCCCGCCACGCTGGAGCGGCTCAGTTCGTTCTGGCTTCCCGAGCTCCGGCGACTCCAGGTAATGCCGCGATTCTCATAGGGCGTCGCGGCGCCTCGTGGCGTAGGTCTAGATCGTTTGCGTTTGAGTGTCTCTTGGGTTGGTCCCTTGTGATTTGTCTTGTCTGATTTCTGTGATGCAGCTGAAGGCCCCAGTTATCGTGGTGGGGTGCAAGCTGGACCTGAGGGACGAACAACAAGTTAGCCTTGAGCAGGTTATGGCGCCCATCATGCAGTCCTTCCGCGAGATTGAGACCTGCATTGAGTGCTCCGCTCTTCGCCAGATACAGGTAACCCCGCATCCTATACCTGACATGGCTTTTGTAACCCAAATGTCTCAGATTTACCCTCAGTGAAATTTGTAGTACTCCAGGCATGAATAGTGTGTTCCTAGTGCCTTGCTTTTTTGCCATTTGAAAGTTCTGATCAATAATTATGGATGCTGACTTCAGTTTTTTGGCAGGTGCCTGAGGTTTTCTACTATGCCCAGAAGGCAGTACTTCACCCTACTGCCCCCCTTTTTGATCAAGAATTACAATCTCTGAAGCCTCGATGTGTGAGAGCGTTGAAGCGGATATTCATTATATGTGATAATGACAAGGATGGTGCTCTCAGTGAcgtggagctcaatgaattccaGGTCTGTGTTCATGAAGGCTACCCTGCTTTCTATCTAGCAACATACAGCATAACTACTTAATGATATACCCTTTTGTTTTTAGTTTTGCTGAGATTATTTTTATTACTGCTTTGCAGGTCCGGTGTTTTAGTGCTCCTCTCCAGCCTACTGAAATTTCAGGAGTTAAGAGAGTTGTTCAGGAGAAGATGCCTGAAGGCGTAAATGAAACTGGCCTTACTTTGACTGGGTTCCTTTTTCTGCATGCCCTATTTATTGAAAAAGGTCGTTTGGAAACTACATGGACTGTATTGAGGAAATTTGGTTACGACAATGACATCAAGCTTAGGGATGATCTCATTGCAGTGCCAATTAAAAGAGCTCCTGATCAAgtatgtttttttttgttttatgATTAATACAAATCTTTCAGTGTCAAGGTTCAGCTAGGCTCTAGGCGGAATCTAGGCGGTGACCCATTGCCTAGCGCCTAGTCGGGAGTACTCGGTCTTAGGCGCTTCTAGGCGCTTTTCTAGGCGTTTTGGCAATATAgccataaattatatatatattatgtatataactatatatacGTATATAACTACTATATATGACTATATGAGTCACAGACTCACAGTAAGTATAAAAAGAAGGCCAGTAGACATATCTGATTCCTAGCTGAGCTTACTCTTGCTGTCTTGCATGTTCCTAGCTCCTGCAAGGCTGCAACACATTTTGACAGCTAGTAGTTAGTAAATTAGTCAATAGACAGCTAGCTGTTCATAAAAAAATAGAAAACACTAAATTGTGACTTATCTGGATGATTTCAGCAGCCTCCCATTCATGAGCAGTTGAGTACACTGCACACCATATCAGCAGCTGATAATTACAACACAAGTGGATAGGACAGTAATACAAGTGCAGAACACAATTTATAAATAAAGGACAACACAAGCACATAGTTCTTAGTTCAGGTCTCACACAAAAGAAGACACATAAATAAAGGACAACACAAGCACATAGTTCTTAGTCCAGATCATATTTCATCTTCACTGTAGCACAAATCTTCATCTTCATACTCTTCTtcttcagactcaaactcttctccTTCATAGAGCTCTCTCACTCTTGCACTTCTACGAGGCTCAAGCTGTTCTTCTGCTCCCACTGCCTCTCCAATAACAGACCAAGGTATCCCTGTACCTTCCATctcatcttcctcctcatctcTAAAGACAACTTGTGCACAATCATCTCCACCCTCTTGGAGAAAACCTTGAGCTTCAGTTGTATCACTAGACAAGAGAACATCAGTGATTTTCTTTGACTTAATCTTTTCTCTGTTATTCATCAGCCTGTTATTGAACTGAATATAGACCAACTTGTTGAGGCGGGTTGTAGTCAGCCTATTTCTCTTCTTAGTGTGTATCTATAAATTAGAAACAAAAGCATTTTCAGTTCTGAAATTTAATCATAGTACTGCTGAAATGATTAATAGATAGGTACTAACcccttcaaacccactccaatttCTTTCACAACCAGAAGAGCTTGATGTCAAAGATAATATCCTTGTAGCCATCTTTTGTAAAGCTGGTGTTTCAGTTCCATATAACCGCCACCATGATGCTGAAATAAATTAGAAACACCTCTATTAGTTTAAAAAACAGCAAACAACCATGGTAGAAAACAGCAAACAACCATATAATAAGTAGTTAAGTACCTCTACCTGGATTGTAATCATAGTTTTGAAAAGTTCTTGCAAGCTTCTTGCTAAATGGTCCTTCTCTATTCTGAAATTTTTTCAATTCAAAGTTGGCAGCCTGTTCTTGTTGGTCCTCATCATGATAATAAAATTGCTCGACACAAGATATGAAGGCTTCATTCATTTTGGGCTCATCAAATATTGATGGGTTAGCATAGCTATAGTGTGGATTCAGCAAAAAAGCTGTCAAATGCAATGGAGAATCAAGTCTTCCATTCATCTTCTTCTCAATTACAGCCATAACATCTTTGAATCGAGACTCAACATTGCCAAAGGCCTCTTTGATCTCTCTTTTTGCCTTTAGTAGCTCTCCATAAAGGAAACCCATGGATGGCTTCACATCCCCATCAACCAAACGGAGGACTTTGACCAATGGCTCAAAAACAGCCAACATTAGCTTCACATCCTTCCAAAAGGCTGGACTCAATATAGTAGCTGTggcctcttttcctttctttgatttCACATCCTTTAATGAGTCCCACCTGCTATGAACTACCATCTTCCTTAACTGGTCCTTCTTCTCTTGCATACTGTTCAAAGTGAGAAAGTATGAAGCAAACCTAGTCACTCCTGGCCTCACTAGCTCTTTCCCCTCTGTGAAGTATCTCAAGCACTCCAATGTTCTTGTGTGGCCATACACAAATATGGTAAATGACTTTGCTTGGTCAATCACTTTCCTGAACCGAGGCAATTTGCCAATTCCTTGGAGCATCAAGTTGATTGTGTGAGCTGCACAAGAGGTCCAAAATATTTGTGGTCTCTTCTCAAGCAATAGCTTCTTTGCTCCCATGTTGTTAGAGGCATTGTCAGTGACTACTTGCACCACATTTTCTTCACCAATGTCTTCAATTGCTTTGTCCACTAATTCAAAAATGACTTCGCTTGTGTGTGACACATCTGACATCTCTTTTGAGCTGATGAAGGAGGTTCCATCAGCACAATTAGTGCATATATTCATTATGCTTCTCCTCTTTCTATCTGACCAAGCATCGGTCATAATAGAGCAACCATTTTTCATCTTCTCGGCTTCACGTTCCTGCAGCAAACACTTGGTTCTTTCATATTCTTCTTCCAGCAAACTACCTCGAAAGgcatcttgagttggaggtgtaAGTCCTGGTCAAAATTGTCCAATTGCTTCACACATTTGCTTGAACTCATCATTGTCACATGCATTGAAAGGTATTCCTGCCAATGATTAAAAAATGAAGTCTAATTTTAAAATGTGTTCAGTTCATGAATTTTAAAATGTGAAAACAACATCGTATACTAGCAATTTACCATGATTATAGGCCCATCTTGCAATAAACTTGTGCACCTCATGCTCTCTTTCTTTCCATAGTTCCTTGTTCAGCTGCTGTTGTTTGAATGAATCAGCCTTGGTAGGATCAATAGCACGTGTCCATTTGTCAATTGGCCCTAATTTGTGAGGCTGTGAGCTTCCAACACAAGTGACTTCTTCTGACTCCTCTCCAACCCTAGATACATTCACTTCCTCTCTAAGTTCTAGCTCACGAACAGTCTTCTCCTCCCTCTTCCTTTTTGCAGCCTCTATTGCTTTCTTGCACTTCTCTTTAGCCTCTAGAGCCTGCGGTGTTGCAGACGTGCATTTCTTCACATtctttccaacatgggcaagatgCTCCTTCAACCTATAAATCCCTCCCCTCATCTCCTTGTCACAGAATTTACACTTCACCTTGTCTTTGTTGTTAGCATCAACAAGAACACCATATTCCCATCCAACATCATCTGAATTTCTTTTTAGGAGATTCGCTCTAGCTGCTTCAGTTTCAGAAGGTGCAGCTGCAGTTTCTGATGACATCCTTAAACCTTAATCCTTTGATTTCTTTCACTTGTACACTGCACAGGGGAGGAAAGCAGTTTCAGCAGGGGAGGAAAGCAGGGGAGGAAAGCAGGAAAGCAGGGGAGGAAAGCAGGGGAGGGGGATGAGCAGGGAGGGGAGCAGCCGACGGGGGAGGAGAACTCACCGGCGGGGGAGCAGCAGGGACCGGCGGGCGAGCAGCAGGGAGCCGGCGGGGGAGCCGGCGGGGGAGCAGCAGTTTCTATCACGCGCTGGCTGCCTAAACTACCGCGCGCTAAACTACCGCGCGCTGGCTAAAAACTCCCGCGCGCGCGCTAAAAGTACCGCGCGCTCGCCTGCGCGCCCGcctgcgcgcccgcgcgcccgcgcgcccgcctgcgCGCCCGCTTAGGCGCTGCGCGCCGCCCACTCGCCGCCTAGGCGCGGCTGAACGCCGCCTAGTCGCCGCGGCCGCCTAGAAGACGCATAGGGCCCTAGGCTACGCGGCAGCGTGTCGACTAGCGCCTAGGCGCGCCTAATCGCCGCCTAGTCGGCGCCTAGCCGAACACTGTTCAGTGTCAATATTACTTATTTATCTATGTCTTTTTCCCTGTTCCAATCTGTCCACTTTGATATCCATCATTGTACTTCCAATGAATTCAGGGATTGTAAACACTGATCTAGTTTATCATTGTGTTTTTATGTTAAAACTGATCCCCCCCTACTTTTCATGCTTGTTAAAGCCGTTTATGGTCAGTAATTTTAGCTGATTTTGCTCTTCTGTCATCATTATATATATGGTTCACAGCCTTGCAGAATTATGTCATTCGCACAAATACTCCTATTAGTGCTTCAGTAGTGTTCTTGGAACTTCTATTAGTAGCTTCATGCAGGAATATAATTTTTTTATTGATGGAACTTTGGTGAAGTAATAAAGCCAGGTTTTTTTTCTGCAGACTCTGGAATTGACAAGTGAAGTGGTCGATTTCTTGAGAGGGATATTCAACATGTTTGACATTGATAACGTAAGAAGAATGTACAAACTCATTATTATTAAAAGTAATCTTACCCTATTATGGAATTGGTATTCAATGATAATGAATTGCCATTATGCATTTTAATTAATTATAAACATATTCGTTTGAAGTTATGTCATATTGGATTTTTTATTGACAACATATCTAGTGTAAAAACCATTAGAGTGCTAACATGCTAACATCAAATCTTGTCCATCGGATCCACTATCTATGGCTAAGTGCGATCCCGCCTCCTTTCAGACTATTTCCTAAAGAATCCCTACGTTTTCATAGAATAGGGCACATCGTCCTCAGATGGGGTTACATTCAACCGCAGATGATTGATCCGATAGACAAAGATTTGATGTTAGCATGTTAGTACCCTAATTATTTTTACACTAGATGTGTTGCCTTTTTATTAGGATATCATATTTAGATTGATCGCTCAACACTTCTTTATGTGTATCCAGGATGGAGCTTTACTACCTGCTGAGCTGGAGGACCTATTCTCAACAGCACCTGAAAAGTAAGATGTTAGATGAATCAATATTTCTGCATCTATATTACTTGTATTACATTTGATAATGCTTGTCTATATGGAAAGTGTTGGAAAATCCGGTGTTAATTCCTCTAGTCTATTGATAGTACGTGTTGCTTTTTATTCAGGCTTTGTGACAGATATATTTATTCTTATCTGTctttatttccttttctttttggaTGGCATATTTCAGCCCATGGTCTTGCGATCCATATAAAGACTGTGCTGAAAAGAATGTGTTGGGTGGTCTGTCACTTGAAGGGTTTCTCTCAAAGGTATTTTGTCTC is a genomic window of Zea mays cultivar B73 chromosome 5, Zm-B73-REFERENCE-NAM-5.0, whole genome shotgun sequence containing:
- the LOC103625785 gene encoding uncharacterized protein isoform X1, with the translated sequence MKNGCSIMTDAWSDRKRRSIMNICTNCADGTSFISSKEMSDVSHTSEVIFELVDKAIEDIGEENVVQVVTDNASNNMGAKKLLLEKRPQIFWTSCAAHTINLMLQGIGKLPRFRKVIDQAKSFTIFVYGHTRTLECLRYFTEGKELVRPGVTRFASYFLTLNSMQEKKDQLRKMVVHSRWDSLKDVKSKKGKEATATILSPAFWKDVKLMLAVFEPLVKVLRLVDGDVKPSMGFLYGELLKAKREIKEAFGNVESRFKDVMAVIEKKMNGRLDSPLHLTAFLLNPHYSYANPSIFDEPKMNEAFISCVEQFYYHDEDQQEQAANFELKKFQNREGPFSKKLARTFQNYDYNPGRASWWRLYGTETPALQKMATRILSLTSSSSGCERNWSGFEGIHTKKRNRLTTTRLNKLVYIQFNNRLMNNREKIKSKKITDVLLSSDTTEAQGFLQEGGDDCAQVVFRDEEEDEMEGTGIPWSVIGEAVGAEEQLEPRRSARVRELYEGEEFESEEEEYEDEDLCYSEDEI
- the LOC100278140 gene encoding Mitochondrial Rho GTPase 1 (The RefSeq protein has 1 substitution compared to this genomic sequence), translating into MASATSPAMAANLAGKSGVRVVVIGDPGTGKSSLIVALATEQFPENVLRVMPPTRLPADYFPDRVPITIIDTSSSPEQKPKLIAECQAADAVVLTYACDRPATLERLSSFWLPELRRLQLKAPVIVVGCKLDLRDEQQVSLEQVMAPIMQSFREIETCIECSALRQIQVPEVFYYAQKAVLHPTAPLFDQELQSLKPRCVRALKRIFIICDNDKDGALSDVELNEFQVRCFSAPLQPTEISGVKRVVQEKMPEGVNETGLTLTGFLFLHALFIEKGRLETTWTVLRKFGYDNDIKLRDDLIAVPIKRAPDQTLELTSEVVDFLRGIFNMFDIDNDGALLPAELEDLFSTAPENPWSCDPYKDCAEKNVLGGLSLEGFLSKWALMTLLDPTNSYANLVYVGYPGEFSSAFTVTRKRRVDRKKQQTQRNIFQCFVFGARGSGKTSLLQSFIGRQPSDALPSNSERFATNSVEMADGTRKTLILREIPEGDVRSILSDRESLAPCDVAVFVYDSCDEYSWQRARDLLVQVATHGENTGYEVPCLIVAAKDDLDQSSQALQESTRVSQDMGIETPIPISVKLRDLNNIFCRIVHAAQLPHLSIPETEAGKTRRQYRQLLNRSLMVVSVGAAVAVVGLAAYRVYAARKNSSS
- the LOC103625785 gene encoding uncharacterized protein isoform X2 gives rise to the protein MKNGCSIMTDAWSDRKRRSIMNICTNCADGTSFISSKEMSDVSHTSEVIFELVDKAIEDIGEENVVQVVTDNASNNMGAKKLLLEKRPQIFWTSCAAHTINLMLQGIGKLPRFRKVIDQAKSFTIFVYGHTRTLECLRYFTEGKELVRPGVTRFASYFLTLNSMQEKKDQLRKMVVHSRWDSLKDVKSKKGKEATATILSPAFWKDVKLMLAVFEPLVKVLRLVDGDVKPSMGFLYGELLKAKREIKEAFGNVESRFKDVMAVIEKKMNGRLDSPLHLTAFLLNPHYSYANPSIFDEPKMNEAFISCVEQFYYHDEDQQEQAANFELKKFQNREGPFSKKLARTFQNYDYNPASWWRLYGTETPALQKMATRILSLTSSSSGCERNWSGFEGIHTKKRNRLTTTRLNKLVYIQFNNRLMNNREKIKSKKITDVLLSSDTTEAQGFLQEGGDDCAQVVFRDEEEDEMEGTGIPWSVIGEAVGAEEQLEPRRSARVRELYEGEEFESEEEEYEDEDLCYSEDEI
- the LOC100278140 gene encoding mitochondrial Rho GTPase 1 isoform X1 yields the protein MASATSPAMAANLAGKSGVRVVVIGDPGTGKSSLIVALATEQFPENVPRVMPPTRLPADYFPDRVPITIIDTSSSPEQKPKLIAECQAADAVVLTYACDRPATLERLSSFWLPELRRLQLKAPVIVVGCKLDLRDEQQVSLEQVMAPIMQSFREIETCIECSALRQIQVPEVFYYAQKAVLHPTAPLFDQELQSLKPRCVRALKRIFIICDNDKDGALSDVELNEFQVRCFSAPLQPTEISGVKRVVQEKMPEGVNETGLTLTGFLFLHALFIEKGRLETTWTVLRKFGYDNDIKLRDDLIAVPIKRAPDQVFFLQTLELTSEVVDFLRGIFNMFDIDNDGALLPAELEDLFSTAPENPWSCDPYKDCAEKNVLGGLSLEGFLSKWALMTLLDPTNSYANLVYVGYPGEFSSAFTVTRKRRVDRKKQQTQRNIFQCFVFGARGSGKTSLLQSFIGRQPSDALPSNSERFATNSVEMADGTRKTLILREIPEGDVRSILSDRESLAPCDVAVFVYDSCDEYSWQRARDLLVQVATHGENTGYEVPCLIVAAKDDLDQSSQALQESTRVSQDMGIETPIPISVKLRDLNNIFCRIVHAAQLPHLSIPETEAGKTRRQYRQLLNRSLMVVSVGAAVAVVGLAAYRVYAARKNSSS